From the genome of Cytophagales bacterium WSM2-2:
GTTCCTGCATGATCTTCGAAGCACGCATCTCATTTCTCCTCACGATCAAATGCACTTTGGTGCAAAGCTTAGAAAGGTAAGTCGATTCTTCAGCAGCTGAGTCACCAGCTCCGACAACCGCTACTTCTTTTCCACGATAAAAATAACCATCGCACACAGCGCAAGCTGACACTCCTTTATTGGCATAGGTTTGCTCAGAAGGAATGCCTAAATATTTTGCAGAAGCACCGGTTGCAACAATTACCGATTCTGCTTCGATAACTTTGGTTTCATCAACAGTCACCTTTAAAGGATAGGAGGAAAAATCTACTGCAGTTGCAAGTCCGTAATTCAGTTTGGTACCGAACCGCTCAGCCTGCTTTTGCAAATCAACCATCATCTGTGGCCCATTGATGCCATCCGGATAGCCGGGAAAATTCTCAACGTCATTCGTAGTTGTCAATTGACCTCCGGGTTGCCCTCCTGTATATAAAACAGGGTTCAATCCTGCTCTTGCAGCGTAGATAGCTGCAGTGTACCCTGCCGGGCCTGAACCGATGATTAAAACCTTAACTTTTTCAGCACTATTCATAACAATCTATTTTGTATAAAAAAAGGTCTCGATAGAGGAGACCTTGAATTCCATCCGATTTAATAACACTTTTAACCCAAGTAAGGTTTCAAAGCCTTGCTTCTGCTGGTGTGACGAAGTCTGCGAATAGCTTTCTCTTTGATCTGTCTTACGCGCTCACGGGTGAGGCTAAACTTCTCCCCGATCTCTTCCAAAGTCAATGCATGCTCACCATTCAATCCGAAATACAACGTAATCACATCTGCTTCACGTTGTGTGAGCGTGGAGAGTGCGCGTTGCACTTCCCTGCGCAATGAGTCGGTAATCAGCCCGGAGTCAGGAGTCTCTTCACTGTCGTTCTCTAATACATCCAGGAGGCTGTTCTCTTCACCCTGAACAAACGGAGCATCCATTGAAACATGGCGACCGGAAATCTTCATTGTATCAACCACCTCTGCAGTGGTCACTTCCAATACTTCTGCAAGTTCTTCGGGTGAAGGCTCGCGTTCGTATTTCTGTTCCAGCTCGGAAAAAGTCTTCGAGATTTTATTAAGTGAACCAACACGGTTCAAAGGCAAACGCACGATACGTGATTGCTCAGCTAACGCTTGAAGGATTGATTGGCGAATCCACCATACCGCATAAGAGATGAACTTGAAACCACGCGTTTCATCGAAACGTTGAGCGGCTTTTATCAAACCGAGGTTCCCTTCATTGATCAAGTCACCCAGAGATAATCCCTGGTTTTGATATTGCTTTGCTACAGACACAACGAAACGCAAATTGGCTTTAGTCAATTTTTCCAAAGCAATCTGGTCCCCTTCCTTAATACGCTTCGCCAACTCCACTTCCTCATCGGGCGTAAGCAAGTCAACCTTACCAATCTCCTGAAGATATTTATCAAGCGATTGGCTTTCGCGGTTGGTAATCTGTTTGCTAATCTTAAGCTGTCTCATCTGGCTTTACTATCGTTTATTCAAACACGTGAAATTTATAAATAAGTTCCAAGAAAATTCAAATTCCAGCCATGGTTTTGTCAAAAAGGCTGGTTTATTGTTGCGGAGCCGGAGCCTCTTCCTTTCTCGGAGGCTTAGGCAGCAACACTTTCCTTGAAAGCCTGAATTTGCCTGTTTTCTTATCTACTTCAATCAATTTCACTTTCACCTCTTCTCCTACTTCCAGGACACCCTCCATGTTTTCGAGTCGTTCCCATTTGATTTCAGAGATATGCAACAAGCCATCTTTGCCGGGCATGAATTCTACAAATGCGCCAAACGGCATTATCGACTTCACGACACCGGAGTAAACTTCGCCAACTTCCGGAACAGCTACGATCGCTTTTACACGTTTTACAGCCGCATCCATGATTGACTGGTCTGTCGCGAAAATATTCACCAATCCTTTGTTACCCACTTCTTCGATCACTACAGTAGCACCGGTAGTTTTCTGGATATCCTGAACAACTTTTCCGCCCGGACCGATTACAGCTCCGATCAAGTCTTTGTCGATTGTAATGGTTACTGCACGAGGAGCATGAGGTTTCAAATCAGCCTTAGGGCTAGACAACGTTTTCTTCATTTCATTGAGAATATGAAGACGACCTTCTTTGGCCTGATTCAAAGCTTCGCTCAGGATTTCGTAAGTAAGGCCATCTACTTTCAAATCCATCTGGCAAGCAGTAATGCCTTTTTCTGTGCCAGTCACTTTAAAATCCATGTCGCCCAAATGATCTTCATCACCAAGAATGTCAGAGAGGATTACATATTTTCCAGTGCTGCTGTCTGAGAGCATACCCATAGCAATACCTGAAACTGGGCCGCTGATCTGGATACCTGCATCCATTAAAGCCAGAGAACCCGCACAAACAGTAGCCATCGATGACGATCCGTTTGATTCAAGAATATCAGAAACCACGCGAATGGTGTAAGGTGATTCTTCAAGATTAGGAAGCACTTGCTTCAATGCGCGCATAGCCAAATTGCCGTGACCTACTTCCCGACGGCCAGGGCCACGATTGGGCTTCACTTCTCCTGTTGAAAAGCCAGGGAAGTTGTAATGCAAAATGAATTTGTTGTTACCATCGAACATGGCGCCATCAATCATCTGCTCATCGAGCTTAGTGCCTAATGTAGCTGTAGTGATGGATTGCGTCTCCCCACGTGTGAAAATAGCTGATCCGTGCGCTGAAGGGAGATAATCTACTTCAGTCCAAATCGGGCGGATTTCGTTGGTCTTACGACCATCCAATCTCACTTTTTCATTCAATGCCAGGTTGCGGCAGGCTTTCTTTTGAATTTCCTTGTAATATCTCTTAACCAGGTCTTTGTCAGTCGTGGTATCTTCGGGAAGGGCAGCTACATAATCTTCCAGAATTTTTCCAAAGAGTTCTGAACGGTCATGCTTGCTCTTCAATTGCTTCCGTGCTACTTCATAAACTTTGTCATACAAAAGCTTATGGAGTTCTTCGCGAAGGTTTTCGTCCTTCACTTCATGCTCGTATTTGCGCTTCTCTGTCTTGCCAACTGCTTTGGTCAGCTCCATCTGTAACTGACATTGAATTTTGATGGCCTCGTGCGCCTTCTTCAGAGCTTCAAGCATATCTACTTCGCTGATTTCCTTCGACTCACCCTCCACCATCAGGATATTGTCCATAGAGGCAGCAACGATGAAGTCCAGATCACACTTCTCTCTTTGAGCTAACGTAGGATTGATTACAAATTGGCCCTCAACACGGGCTACACGCACTTCTGAAATCGGTCCCTGAAAAGGAATATCGGAAACAGAAAGAGCTGCAGAAGCAGCGAAGGCTGCAAGAGCATCAGGAAGAGCATTATGATCACCTGAGATCAATTGGATATTTACCTGGGTTTCCGCATGGTAATCATCCGGAAAAAGAGGTCTGATGGCACGGTCAACCAAACGGCTGATCAACACTTCATAGTCTGAAAGTTTTCCTTCGCGTTTTAAAAAGCCTCCTGGGATTTTCCCTGTGGATGCAAATTTTTCCTGATAGTCAACGGAAAGGGGAAGGAAGTCTGCGCCCTCTACTCCGTCTTTATTTGATACGACCGTGGCGAGGAGCATTGTATTGCCCATGCGTAATACCACCGATCCGTCTGCCTGACGCGCAAGCTTACCGGTCTCGATTGTGATCTCACGTCCGTCGGGAAGCTTACAAGATTTTGAAATAACAGTAGGTTTCATTTTAAATTATGGTTTGCAGCCATTCCAGACCTCCAGGAAGATATCCTGAGGCTCGAATTGACTGATGAGTAAAAAAGCGAAAAGGGAACCTGTTGGGTTCCCTGTTCTGCTTTATATAAAATTATTTTCTAAGGTCGAGTTCCGCTAAAATCGCGCGATACCGTGTTATGTTGTTGTTCTGGAGGTAGTTCAACAACTTCTTGCGCTTACCTACCAGTTTGAGTAGGCCCTGCTGGGTTGAATAATCTTTCTTATTGGTCTTCAAATGGCCAGTCAAATGATTGATTCTGTGTGTAAAAAGGGCTATTTGAGACTCAGGAGAGCCTGTGTCGGTCTTCTTTTTTGCATGACCATGTTTGCTGAACAATTCCTGTTTGGTAGCTGCGGTAAGATACATCTGCTTTATTTTTTGCTTTTCTACTTTTTTATCGCGCAAAAGTATAATAATCTGTCAGAATATCCAAATTCAGGCTGTTTTTGGTTTAAAGACCGCATTCCACCGCTGCCTCACCTTATCAAAGAATACATTGTAAAAGTCGGCATCAAAAAGGCGAGCATCCGCCCTCGCCTGGCGCAGGAACAGCAGGCCGATGACCAGTAGGATCGCGTTCGACATCCAGGTGCCTACTAGTATTGGTACTTTTTCGGACAGCGCCCATTTGTCTCCTGTGATACTTAGCACATAAAAGATGATGAAGAACAATATTGAGGCAAGTACGGGCATTCCCAAGCCTCCTTTTTTGATAATTGCACCCAGCGGTGCCCCAATCAAAAACATAGCAAGGCAAGCAATCGAGTTCACGAGGATCTTGTTCCACTGAATTTGAAATACCCTGTATTCGTGTTGGTAAGCATCGAGATTCGCGTTCAGGTTTTGTAGCTGATTCTTAACCATCCGCGCTTTGCTGAGAGCGCTGGAGAGTTCGACCACCGATTCACTTTCTTTAAACAGACTATCTGAAGAAACAACATCTTTTTCACGAATCGCTTTCGGCAATTTGACCCGGAGTCCATGGAAGACCCCTCCTGCGCTTGGTGGTAAAGTAACAGGGCTCCTCAAGGTATCCTTTCGTTTCGCGGCTGTCACTGAGTCACGATAACGTTGATATTTTTTAACCTCTGGCGGAAAAGGAACCGAGTCCTTTTTAAAATGAAAATTAAAGAACACCTGCTGGAGATTGTAGAGATTTAATTGCTGTGAGCTCACCTCTCTATTAACAGAGTCCATATCTATTACCAGTTCACTGAGATTACGCATGATCCTGTTGCTGGCAAACCATTTTTTATCTGTTCGCTGCAGACCAAATGAAGAGAGATCAAAAACGATTTCAGTTTTATCAAACTTGGTCTTGGAATAAGTTTCTCCCTGTGTTTGCTGGCCACTCATGTCTTGACCAGATCCTTCATCGTAGATATAGCCTCTAAAAAGTTCCAGCTTGAGGTATTGTTCATTGAACACCGTGTACATTTTACCGGAGTCTGCAATCGTCACCTGCTTATTTCCATTGCGACCACGGTGATCGTAAATCACCACGTCTTTTAGCGTAATTCCATCGGGATATTTTTTAGACACTTTAATGCTTATGTCCGGAATGCCGTTATAAAACGCTCCTTCTTTAAGATCAAGTCCCGGTTTCTTTTGTTTGATATCGTAAAGAAGGCTATAGGTTTCCAGAGCCGCTTTCGGCACCATATAGTTATTGGCTAAAAAAGCTACATAGGTTATTCCCAGAGTAAAGAAAAAAATAGGCGCCAGGCTGCGCACCATTGAAATCCCCAAACTCTTCACTGCCGTCAGTTCAAAATGCTCACCCAAATTCCCGTAGGTAATCAATGCCGATAGCAAAACTGCCAGTGGCAACGCCAGTGGAGTCATCGAGACAGCAAAATAAAAAAGCAGCGTACCCAACACATCCCACCCCAGGTCTTTGCCGATGATGTCATCAAAATACTTGAGCATATTTTGCAACAACAAGATGAAGACTACGACCAAAAAAGTGAGGATAAAAGGTCCGATGAAGGAGGAGAGAATAAGTTTATCTATTTTCTTCATTGCAAAAGCAAAGGTAGTTGCAAATACGAGGCCAGAAAAAATAAATTGGCCTTTAGACAATACTTTAAATTAGTAATTTTACCGTTATGCGAATTCTGCTGCTTCGTATTCTTATTTGTTTAATGGGCACGGGACCTTGTGTTTCATTTGCACAGCCGGCCCCCAAGAAAAATGCAGCTTATTATTTTCAAAAAGGAGAAGAAGCAATGGACGCGCAGGCATATAAGACTGCGCTGGCACACTTCAACGAGTGCCTTCGTCTGGATCCTTATTATACAGAAGCTTATTTTTACCGGGCACAGGTTCGCGAAAACTTAAGTGACTCCAAAGGAGCCCTCACCGATTTCAGTATTTATCTTGAATCAAAACCTCAAAACACGGAGGCACTCTTTTCGCGCGCAATGCTCCGTTATCAATATGGACAATGGGCAGTGGCACGGGAGGATTTCCTGAAGCTGTTGACGTCACCTCCAGGCGAAACAAGATCTGTTTTCTTTGCCGTTGACAAAGAGAGCGGCAATCCAATTGTCACGACTCAGGGAAATATGACTTCAACAATTTTGAATTATCTCGGATTGGTTGATACCAAAATGAAGAACTTCAAAAGAGCGATTCAATACCTGGACTCTGCTGTAAAGCTCGACAAATCAAATCCTGAATTTTACATTAACCGGGGGTATGCAAGACAGGAAATGTATGACACTGTTCGTGCGACCGAAGACTACCAGCAGGCGTTAAGCCTGAATCCTGAAAGCAGCCTTGCCAGACACAATCTGGCGGTGTTATCTGCTAAGAAAGGAAATCTAAAAGAAGTAGAGAAGCTCCTGACTGAAGCAATTGAACGGAACCCTGAAAATGCTAACTATCATGCCGCACGCGGCATCAACTTTACAGCTCAAGGTGATCTTCAAAAAGCTTTGATTGACTATAACTCGGCAATCCGTTTTGACAACGGCAATGCCGATACCTGGCAAAGACGTGGTTTGATCAAAGCCAAACTGAAAGACCTTAATGGCGCGTTAGCTGATTTTACTCAGTCAATCAAACTCAATGACAAAAATGAAAAGGTCTGGCTGTTGCGCGGGCATCTGATGGTCGAGTTGAAACGCGTAAAAGACGCCATCGAAGATTACACCATTGCCATTACGCATCAGCCCGAATATGCAGCAGCCTATTATGCCCGGGCTCTGGCACGTCAAAGTACACAAAGTCTGAAAGAAGCATGCGAAGACCTTGTCAGGGCCAAAAGCCTGGGTGCTTCTGTTGAAGAAAAATTAAAATCAAGCATTTGCCGGTAGGACACTGGCACCATAATTGACTACTGTCTCACTCTAGTAGAAATAACTTGAAAAAATTCATTCGTTGGTTTTTGACAGTAGTGATCATACTGTTAGTTATCGTTGTGGCGTTGTTTGGCCCTGTCGATAAATCCCCTCTTGAATCTAAGCCATTCTATCAGGAGACGATGAAAGCGTTGGATACCATCCATCCGAATTTATTCAAAGCAAAATCAAAATTGAGGGCCGGTTGGGCAGCAATCAATATCACTCCTAAAGTTGCTATGCCAATGGCGGGTTACGCTCCGCGCGATCATTTTGACAAAGTACACGACTCGATCTTTGTACGTGTTCTCGCGATCGACAACGGAAATGCACAATGTTTTATCATCTCTGCTGATCTTTTACTCTTCCCTCCTGCTTTGAAAAACAAAATCACGGCTCGAGTGTCAGCAAACTCAAAACGATTCTTGTATTTCACCGCAACGCATGCGCATAGTAGTCTTGGTGCATGGAATAACAGCGTGATCGGAAATCTGATTCTTGGAAAATACAATGAGGCATGGCTTGACAGTCTGACCGACAAAGTTATATCAGCGATCGACCAGACTTCAGCAGAACTGAAACCAGCAAAGCTCGACTACTTTGAAGCAGATGCAAATGAGTATGTTGAAAACCGCCTTGATCCTGAGCACGGACAGGTGGATGGAATCATTCGTGGTTTTAAAATCATTCGTGAAGACGGAAAGAAAGCACTCATGGCGAGTTACAGTGGGCACCCTACGAACATTAGCCACCTGAGTCTTGAACTCTCCGGGGACTATCCGAACGCATTGGTAACGAGGGCTCAGAAAAAAGAGTATGGCTTCGCAATGTTTGCGTCTGGAATGGTTGGTAGTCACCGCTTAAAAGGGATTGCAGAAACAGAATTCGCTATGTGCGATACCGTGGGTGCAATTCTTTACCGCAAAATTCAGGCAGCAACTCCTATTCCTATAAAAGATTCGGCAGAAATTTCAACAGGAAAATTTCCAGTCAGCTACGGGCCTTCACAATTACATGTACTCCAGGATTACAAAGTTCGCGACTGGGCTTTTAGCCTGCTTTTTACTCCTCTTCAGGGTGAAATCAACTATTTAAAAATTGGAAACATTATCCTGTTAGGTACTCCTTGTGATTTTTCGGGAGAGATTTTCACGCGTGATGGTCTGGGCAAAATAGCCGAAGGAAAAAATGAGAAAGTGTTCATTACCAGTTTCAACGGGGACTATGTAGGGTATATCACTTACGATGAACATTACGGTCATTCGGAACAAGAGGAAGTGATGGCGATGAACTGGGTGGGACCGTACTACGGAGAGTACTACTCTCAAATCATCCGAAAAATCCTTTCAAAAAAATAATATCATTTTGCGGGTCTTCGCTTGAAGAATTTTTTCTTTCCATTCCCATTACGTCCCGGTTTCCCGGATGAGCCTCTTTTTTCAGGCGAATACTCAAAAGAAGTACCAACTTCCTGAGGCAAGGGTACTTTGGTCACATCTCTGCCGATCAGCCTTTCTATCTGATGAAACTTGCGCTGGTCCATTTCATTGATAAAAGTAATTGCATGACCGGTACTTTCTGCACGAGCTGTACGACCAATCCGGTGAATGTAGTCTTCAGGATCTGGCGGTACATCGTAATTTAGTACAAGGCCGATTCCTTCAACATCAATTCCGCGAGAAAGCACATCTGTGCCAATCAGCAGTCTCAATTTTTTATTCTTGAATTCGCGTAAAATCTCTTCACGCTCATTTTGGTCAAGGTCAGAATGAATTGCCTTTGAGTCCAGGCCGATCTTTGGAAGTGAACGCCCCAAATGCTTGACCTTCTCTTTGGTAGAAGCAAATATGATCACACTGGAATAATCCTTGTCCTTCAAAATCCTGGTAAGGAGTTTTTCTTTAGAATCATCGCGCACCAGATAGGCCTCTTGTACTATTCCTTCTGCAGGCTTGGATATCGCAATGTTTACTTCTTTTGGTGAGCGCAAAATACGATTAGCCAGCGTTCTTATCCGAGGCGGCATTGTGGCTGAGAAAAATAACGTCTGCCTGTTTTCAGGCAAGGCCTTGATAATACGAATAATATCATCGTGAAAACCCATGTCGAGCATGCGATCTGCTTCGTCCAGTACCAGATGTTGAATGTGTTTCAAATCAATTACTCCTGATGCTAACTGTGCAATCAATCGACCGGGTGTGGCAACGATCATATCCACGCCTGATTCCAATGCTTTCTTTTGGGTATCCCATGTGGCTCCATCTCCACCACCGTAAATTGGTATCGAGCTTATCCCGGTAAAATAGGCAAACCCTTCCACTTGCTGATCTATCTGCTGCACCAACTCACGTGTTGGAGCAATAATCAGCGTATTCAAATGTCTGTGATCAGAATGGATGATGTTGTTCAAGATGGGCAACAAATACGCGGCTGTCTTGCCTGTCCCGGTCTGTGCACAAGCGATCAAATCATGCTTCTGCATGATCAACGGAATCGCTTGCTCTTGAATGGGGGTCGGTTTGTCATAGCCCATGGATGATAAACCATCCTGAAGGCGGGTTTCAAAATGAAAGTCTTCGAAAGTCAAAGGGAGAGATTATTAATTCTATTCCAACAAAGTACGCAAGTTAAGAAGAATTTTTTAAGGGAATCTGAACTCAAGCTTTAACCATCAAAAACCTAATCGACCAATTATCAAAAAGGCAAACGCTTTGCTCAGTCATTTACCTATTTTTCGAAACCTAAATCTAAAGAACATGAGGTCATTCATTACCATCATGCTGGCGTCCATTGTCAGCATCTGTTACTCTCAAAAAAACAAAGCGTCTACTGCGCCATTACAAAAGAGACCGTTGTCCCACACGGACTACGACTCGTGGAAAGAGATTCCTTCCAAAATCATTTCACCTGATGGAAACTTTGCCGCCATTGCGATCAATCCACAAGATGGTGATGGGAAAGTGGTTCTTTACCATTTCAAAAGCAATGTTCAGGATTCTGTAAAAAGAGCGTCTGACATACAGATCACATTCAATAGTCAGCAAGCGGTATTTAAAATTAAGCCGCAGCAAAAACTGGTAAAAGACCTTCGCAGGCAGAAGAAGAAAAAGGAAGACCTCCCCAAAGACTCATTGGGCATCTACTCGTTTGCCTCTCGTAAAACGGAAAAAATTCCGGATGTAAAATCCTATAAAATCCCCGAGAAAGACGGTGGATGGCTCGCATACCAACTCGAAGCTATTAAGGAAGTAAAGCCCAAGACACCTGCACCAAAGCCTGAAGAGAAAAAAGAGGAGAAAAAGTCAGAGAAACCAAAAAAGAAGAAAGTCAACAATGATGACAACGGTTATACGCTCATACTTCGAAATCTCTTAACAGCTAAATCGATTTCCATCGGCTATGTAAAAGATTATGTTTTCGCAAAGTATGGCCAGGGGCTTCTTCTCACGACTTCGGGAAATGACAGTACAATGAAAGCCGGTGTGTATTGGTATGATTTAAAGAACGAAAAAATACAGCCACTTTACGAAGGGAAAAGCAAATACAAATTCAAAGGACTTTCAATCAGCGAAGACGGAAGTCAAACTGCTTTCTTAGTAGACAGCGACACTACCAAAGCCCCGTTGCATTATTTCAGAATGTATCATTGGAAGACCGGAAACCCTTCAGCGGCTATGGTGGTGGATGAGAAGAATTCTTCGCTTCCCGGCGGGTGGCTCGTGAGCGAGCATGCAACTCCCCTATTTGCCAAAGACGGAAGCAAATTGTTTTTCGGATCAATGCCTAAGCCCGTGCTCCAGGACACAGCACTGCTTACCGAAGAAATCGTCAGCGTTGAAGTTTGGAACTGGCAAGACGATTACATCTATCCTCAACAAAACAAGCAATTGGATGATGAGAAAAAGAGGTCATATCTTTTTGCTCTCAATCCGTCCAACAATAAGATTACACAATTAGGTAGCAAGGAAATTCCTGGCATTGAATTGGGTGACCAGGGCAACTCGGATATCGTGTTGGGTGAAACAAATGTACCTTATCGTGACATGATCGTATATGACCCCTCTATTTTCAGCGATTTTTATCTTTTCAATATCAAGGACGGCTCACGTAAAACAATTGCCACGAAAATAAAAGGCAACGCTTCGCTGTCGCCTAAGGCAAATTATGTAAGCTGGTATAGTCAGCCGGATACGGCCTGGTACGTTTACAACATAGCTGGCTCCAAACTGACAAGGCTAAACCAAAAAATGAAAGTGAGCTTTGCAGATGAAGAAGACGACCACCCGGATTATCCCTCTGCGTACGGATCGGCCGGATGGACAATGAACGATCAGCAAATCCTTATTTACGACAGGTATGACATTTGGGCATTTGATCCTCAAGGAACAAAAGAACCGGTGAACATCACAAAGATTGGCCGCCAGGAGAAAACTGTATTCCGTTACATCCGACTGGACAATGAAGAACGATTTATTGATCCTGCCAAAGAGATACTACTCTCCGCTTTCAATGAGACAACAAAAGCTTCGGGATATTACAAATTGTCAATCAATGACCAGAAGCTGACTCGTCTCGTGATGGACAACTACCGCTTCGGTGGTACTGTAAAAGCGAAAAGTGCAAATCAACTACTCTTCACCCGTGAAAGCTTCCGCGAATTTCCTGATGTATGGACTTCCGATTTGAACCTGGCTTCGATGAAGAAAGTGACGGACGCCAATCCTCAAATGAAAAACTTTTTCTGGGGAAGTGTGGAAATGGTGAATTGGACATCGGCCGACAATATCCGGTTACAGGGATTGTTGTACAAACCTGAGGGATTTGACCCTAACAAGAAGTATCCGATGATCGTTAACTTCTATGAAAAGGAATCAGACAACTTGTACGGACATACCCGGCCAGAACCTTTGCGTTCTACGATCAACAAAGCAACTTATGTCAGCAACGGCTATCTCGTGTTTGTACCGGACATTGTTTACAAAATCGGATTCCCTGGAGAAAGTGCGCACAATTGCATTCTGCCAGGAGTCACATCGTTGATCGCCAAAGGTTTTGTCGATGAAAAGAATATCGGAATCCAAGGCCATAGTTGGGGTGGTTATCAAATTGCATACCTGATGACGCGTACCAACATGTTCAAGGCGGCAGAAGCCGGTGCGCCAGTTGCCAATATGACTAGTGCTTACGGAGGTATCCGTTGGGAAAGCGGGTTGAGCCGGATGTTCCAGTATGAACATTCACAAAGCAGAATCGGAGGAACACTCTGGGAAAAGCCGATGCTCTACATCGAAAACTCACCGCTTTTCTTTATCGATAAAATTCAGACTCCTATGTTGTTGCTCCACAACGATGCCGATGGCGCGGTGCCCTGGTACCAGGGGATTGAAATGTATATGGCGATGCGGAGATTAAACAAACCTGTGTGGATGCTCAACTACAATGGTGAGCCACACTGGCCTGTGAAACGCGAAAACCGGATGGACTTCCAGGTTCGCATGATGCAATTCTTCAATCACTATCTCAAAGGTGCTCCTTCACCCGATTGGATGAGCAAG
Proteins encoded in this window:
- the rpoD_2 gene encoding RNA polymerase sigma factor RpoD; this encodes MRQLKISKQITNRESQSLDKYLQEIGKVDLLTPDEEVELAKRIKEGDQIALEKLTKANLRFVVSVAKQYQNQGLSLGDLINEGNLGLIKAAQRFDETRGFKFISYAVWWIRQSILQALAEQSRIVRLPLNRVGSLNKISKTFSELEQKYEREPSPEELAEVLEVTTAEVVDTMKISGRHVSMDAPFVQGEENSLLDVLENDSEETPDSGLITDSLRREVQRALSTLTQREADVITLYFGLNGEHALTLEEIGEKFSLTRERVRQIKEKAIRRLRHTSRSKALKPYLG
- a CDS encoding peptidase S9, which gives rise to MRSFITIMLASIVSICYSQKNKASTAPLQKRPLSHTDYDSWKEIPSKIISPDGNFAAIAINPQDGDGKVVLYHFKSNVQDSVKRASDIQITFNSQQAVFKIKPQQKLVKDLRRQKKKKEDLPKDSLGIYSFASRKTEKIPDVKSYKIPEKDGGWLAYQLEAIKEVKPKTPAPKPEEKKEEKKSEKPKKKKVNNDDNGYTLILRNLLTAKSISIGYVKDYVFAKYGQGLLLTTSGNDSTMKAGVYWYDLKNEKIQPLYEGKSKYKFKGLSISEDGSQTAFLVDSDTTKAPLHYFRMYHWKTGNPSAAMVVDEKNSSLPGGWLVSEHATPLFAKDGSKLFFGSMPKPVLQDTALLTEEIVSVEVWNWQDDYIYPQQNKQLDDEKKRSYLFALNPSNNKITQLGSKEIPGIELGDQGNSDIVLGETNVPYRDMIVYDPSIFSDFYLFNIKDGSRKTIATKIKGNASLSPKANYVSWYSQPDTAWYVYNIAGSKLTRLNQKMKVSFADEEDDHPDYPSAYGSAGWTMNDQQILIYDRYDIWAFDPQGTKEPVNITKIGRQEKTVFRYIRLDNEERFIDPAKEILLSAFNETTKASGYYKLSINDQKLTRLVMDNYRFGGTVKAKSANQLLFTRESFREFPDVWTSDLNLASMKKVTDANPQMKNFFWGSVEMVNWTSADNIRLQGLLYKPEGFDPNKKYPMIVNFYEKESDNLYGHTRPEPLRSTINKATYVSNGYLVFVPDIVYKIGFPGESAHNCILPGVTSLIAKGFVDEKNIGIQGHSWGGYQIAYLMTRTNMFKAAEAGAPVANMTSAYGGIRWESGLSRMFQYEHSQSRIGGTLWEKPMLYIENSPLFFIDKIQTPMLLLHNDADGAVPWYQGIEMYMAMRRLNKPVWMLNYNGEPHWPVKRENRMDFQVRMMQFFNHYLKGAPSPDWMSKGVPAIEKGIVKGY
- a CDS encoding RNA helicase, which gives rise to MGYDKPTPIQEQAIPLIMQKHDLIACAQTGTGKTAAYLLPILNNIIHSDHRHLNTLIIAPTRELVQQIDQQVEGFAYFTGISSIPIYGGGDGATWDTQKKALESGVDMIVATPGRLIAQLASGVIDLKHIQHLVLDEADRMLDMGFHDDIIRIIKALPENRQTLFFSATMPPRIRTLANRILRSPKEVNIAISKPAEGIVQEAYLVRDDSKEKLLTRILKDKDYSSVIIFASTKEKVKHLGRSLPKIGLDSKAIHSDLDQNEREEILREFKNKKLRLLIGTDVLSRGIDVEGIGLVLNYDVPPDPEDYIHRIGRTARAESTGHAITFINEMDQRKFHQIERLIGRDVTKVPLPQEVGTSFEYSPEKRGSSGKPGRNGNGKKKFFKRRPAK
- the rpsO gene encoding 30S ribosomal protein S15, with amino-acid sequence MRDKKVEKQKIKQMYLTAATKQELFSKHGHAKKKTDTGSPESQIALFTHRINHLTGHLKTNKKDYSTQQGLLKLVGKRKKLLNYLQNNNITRYRAILAELDLRK
- the pnp gene encoding polyribonucleotide nucleotidyltransferase codes for the protein MKPTVISKSCKLPDGREITIETGKLARQADGSVVLRMGNTMLLATVVSNKDGVEGADFLPLSVDYQEKFASTGKIPGGFLKREGKLSDYEVLISRLVDRAIRPLFPDDYHAETQVNIQLISGDHNALPDALAAFAASAALSVSDIPFQGPISEVRVARVEGQFVINPTLAQREKCDLDFIVAASMDNILMVEGESKEISEVDMLEALKKAHEAIKIQCQLQMELTKAVGKTEKRKYEHEVKDENLREELHKLLYDKVYEVARKQLKSKHDRSELFGKILEDYVAALPEDTTTDKDLVKRYYKEIQKKACRNLALNEKVRLDGRKTNEIRPIWTEVDYLPSAHGSAIFTRGETQSITTATLGTKLDEQMIDGAMFDGNNKFILHYNFPGFSTGEVKPNRGPGRREVGHGNLAMRALKQVLPNLEESPYTIRVVSDILESNGSSSMATVCAGSLALMDAGIQISGPVSGIAMGMLSDSSTGKYVILSDILGDEDHLGDMDFKVTGTEKGITACQMDLKVDGLTYEILSEALNQAKEGRLHILNEMKKTLSSPKADLKPHAPRAVTITIDKDLIGAVIGPGGKVVQDIQKTTGATVVIEEVGNKGLVNIFATDQSIMDAAVKRVKAIVAVPEVGEVYSGVVKSIMPFGAFVEFMPGKDGLLHISEIKWERLENMEGVLEVGEEVKVKLIEVDKKTGKFRLSRKVLLPKPPRKEEAPAPQQ
- the trxB1 gene encoding thioredoxin-disulfide reductase, whose translation is MNSAEKVKVLIIGSGPAGYTAAIYAARAGLNPVLYTGGQPGGQLTTTNDVENFPGYPDGINGPQMMVDLQKQAERFGTKLNYGLATAVDFSSYPLKVTVDETKVIEAESVIVATGASAKYLGIPSEQTYANKGVSACAVCDGYFYRGKEVAVVGAGDSAAEESTYLSKLCTKVHLIVRRNEMRASKIMQERVKNTPNIEIHWNSEAEEILGDENGVNAVRIKTEGKSKVIPVQGFFLAIGHKPNTDIFKGKLEMDEAGYVKVEAGSTKTNVEGVFAVGDVADRVYRQAITAAGTGCMGALDAEKFLAAKEMELAHS